DNA sequence from the Malus domestica chromosome 11, GDT2T_hap1 genome:
GAATGCACTATAAAGATTAGAAAGGGAGACGTGAAAATGGTTAGATGCAATGCATTTGAGAGACCTTTCGATTGACTAGTGTCGTTGTAGTGCATGCCTAGTGTATATAATTAGTAACTTTGTAGTGTTTGAGTAATACATTGGCGTTTTTAATGCATTTTTAACAATTGAGTCTAAAGCTTCCTACTTCCTTAATATGTTAAGAGTCTCTCGTCCAAACATAGTTGgtcctctcttttcttttttttttctttttctaatgcGATTTGAATCATTTGATTCAGGATTCCAAatattttttactttattttgagaaaagaaaaattaaattacaacatGGATCCACGAGAGCATACAAAACATTAGCCTAAGAACAATActtaataaaattacataactaCGTACAAAAACAATCATAATGATTTAGGTTTTTATCACAAgtagtccctgaaattgacctatatcatcaagatggtccctgaaaaTGAAAATCAATTAGTGTAGTCCTTAAATATGAGTGTTGGAAATCAATGTGTTCCTTCCGTTGGAATTCCATCAAAATTTCTGTTAGTATGTTGATTTGGCACATATGTAGACCCCACAAATATTGCCACATGGATAAGTTATTAAAAACTTTATAAAAacctaatttaaaataatttaaaactaagTTCAAAAtgattaaataaaaaagtaaaagcagttgaacaaaaacaattaaagctATTATTTTCACGATGAGGAAGACTCAATTCGtgcaaggagagagagagagccatgGGCAAGCTTGGAGCAGAGGAGATCATATGCAATGACCGAGCCGAGAACATCATCCATGCTTGTCTAAAATATTCTTCGTTCTTAGGTTGTCTCGTTGTCTCAAAATTGGGATCGGAGGTTGTGATGGGGGACTGGTGTTTGTTGGCTTGGTGTCGATCAGAGGTTGGGTTGAAGGGAAGCGGTTGAGGTGGGttccacattgatttgcaacaacCATTTTCAGGgattacattgattgattttcatttTCAGGCCGAACCATCTTGATGGTTTGCGTCAATTTCAAAGACTtcttgtgataaaaaccctaatgaCTTCCAAAATTTTGCTTAGTTATTTGTACCTATACAATTTTAAATAAGCAGAAAGTAAGGGTTGGTTTGGGGTTgtggtgctttaaaaaaaaatagcttaTTCAAAAATTTGGAACATTAAATGTgttcggtaaaaaaaaaaaaaaaattaaaaaaaaattgttatcaaTGAAAGTAGAAAAGTAGAAGCAGTGTTTATCATGCTTCTATAAAAgtgtttgtttttctttttaaagcataataatCAACGCTCATTTAATGAACTTTTCAAATGACAAGTATACCCTCGtatgttttacaaaattacaatatttGCCTCTACATTATTGTCTttaacaattattatatcacattaagtaggccaaatttttttttgtggtccTTGTGGTGGCACGCCACTTTCAATGTGACCCTTTGTGATGAAAAAACTATTAATTAAACTCCCATGGTGAACCCGGTTAGCAATTGAGGTCCAAATCTAAAGTTCCATTAGtctttcattaaataaaatcaTGTGACTATCACATGTGGATCAGTCAAaattaagtttatttattttggaaaataaaaagacaaaaacacgattgaattaaaataaaattacaaataaaagaaagttgtaaagataaaaaaaaatccataagTTCTCGTATCTCATCTCAGGCTCCCAACCACTGCCATAGCCACTAGTGGGTCTTCTGCACCGTCACTAACCATCACCCCAATTTGATAGCACATGTATCTCAACCTATATAATGTAGAAAAATCACATATGCACAAGAATAACTTAAAGAGTTAAAGACAATAGGTGAAATGCATTATGTATGTATTCAGACGGGTGAAAGGCTTTGTAGAATTAAAGACAATGGGTGAAAGGCATTGCAGAAAATTCAATCTTCAGGTCTTTCCTCCGCATATGAACTTTAAGAGAGTAAAAAAGTTAAAgaaataaaattcaaagaagattaagaaaaaaaattgaaaggttGTGTACTGGCCGACTAGGGCCTGCATAAAACCACATTACCAATTAAAGACAAAACAGAAAGGCATTTATGCATTCAAACTGGTACAAATTGATACAAGAATGAAAATTCAAGTAAGATTAAGACTCTAACTCATGATCAAAGACGTGTTggcattaaaaaaaacaatggtaTATTAGAAGTATTATGATTTCCAAACGAAATTAAATCATACCTAAGAAATTAGACATGACTTCACCTTCACCTCTTCTCCTAACCATTGATGTGGTTGTACAGGTTTAGTTTTAGTCTTCGCGTTCAagcttttttttccttctgtaAAATCTAATTCCagttaaaccctaaattatacTAGATATCCATTAAATAAGATGTAATTTGGATTGAAATGACGAATTTGACCCTTCATGTGATAGTCACGTGAGTTTATTTAACATAAGACTAATGGAAATTTGGATTTGGACCTCAATTGCTAATAAGGCCCACCACAAGGGTTTAGTTAAAAGCTTTTTTTACCACGAGGGTCACATTGAAAGTGACGTGTCACCACAGGGATCATGAAAAGAATTTGGCCCATTAAGTAATATatcatttttagtcatttaacatattcaaagtaatttatataaaaatttacaatatactcagtgtaacatcccacattgcccaggggagtcatccttaaatgtatattctcatccctacctagcacaaggccttttgggagctcactagcttcgggttccgtaggaacttcgaagttaagcaagaagagggtcagagcactcccatgatgggtgacccactgggaagttctcgtctgagttcctagaaacaaaatcgtaaGGGTGTAGtaggggcccaaagtggacaatatcatgctacggtggtggagcaggcccgggatgtgacactcagacattgtttttttttttcattttattaaaagcacttttacaaaaaaaaaaatttactatacacttaacaactttattttacagctaTTTATTATCAAAGCACATcacaaacagtttttttttttttttttttttttttttcaaaagaacagtaataccaaactagccctaacAAAGTTCAAagtggattattattattattattttgcttaAATGAGTTTTTCCAATACTTTAATGTTGGAATTAGAGCTAGTCTAGTTCTAAATTGTGTAAGATGAATGTAATTAAAGTCATGATATGAACTGCAAGGTTTTTGAAGGACCTGGCTTCTCTGTCCTCCCACTTCCCATACACTCTCATTCCCttctatttgtgcggtcacggttaagccacgtcaacattttatattactattgctttttatcttattatatctataaaaaaatccatataaaatgtttatgtggcttaaccgtgactgtacaaaataggaggggataagagtgtatgggaagtgggagggcagagaagccggATCCTTCTTTTCGAACGTAAGATGCAGGAGATTTGTAAGGAATATTGGACAATTAAATTATCAACCAATTATGCTATATTAAGAAAGATTAAAAGGTaagtttattttcttaattattaaataaattttcttttccacaagaactaattaaattaaaccaCAGTAACCATAGTTAGCTTTTTATACACACGGCAAGATTCTAAATAAATTGAGTTAGGAGGTGAGCAAAATCAGACTCATTACTTTATTTTTTAGGCCCATATTAACCAGGCATTCAAATTAATTAGAGTGAAATGCAGGCTTGCCTTTTGCagttaggtaccgtttggtacgtgggacgggacagAACGGAGTGAAATGAGGTGTTCCGTTCCATGTCTGGTGCGTCTAAAATAGGTGGAACGCGCTGTTCCATGGGATGAATTTTgagtgaattttcgttccgcctcacCCCCTGGAACAACTTGTTctacatccgtggaacacaaaattataacctctctgtctccttcttcttcctccttattTCCATctgagggcatctttgctccctctccaTTCCGTCTCGTCCTGTCTCGTCccattccgttccgtcccgtttTGTTTGCATACCAAACGATCCCTCCCCTCTTATCTTTCCCCTTCTTGTATGCAAAGATCAATTTTCCTCAAATAGTCCGGGACAACTGAGTTGTCCGGGAAGTAAACGGTGAAAATTATGAGCAACTTGGCTGCAAGATTATGCAACTATGGTCCAAACAACTGGGGTGTGTACATAAGGATAGGATGTTTCACGTTAGAATGAACAACAAAAACTCAGTTCCATAAACTTGTTgcatattattaagaaaaaacCAGCACCAAGAATCTCAAAGATAAACtaacaaaaaggaaagaaaaagcaaGTTTAAGGATGGGGATTAACTAGGACAAGTCTCGACCGAAAATTGAAGTGAATTGATGTTGCCATTGTAGGTGACCCTCATATTCTGCTGATGCCATGCTCCAAGCATAGACTTCCCATTTCCAGGCATCATTGCTACGCAAAAGTACCCCGCATCTTTGTTAAAGACATGAGCATATTTCCCATCAACGACGTAATTAGCATCTTGCAAATGGTACGTTAATGTGGCGAATTGATTGAAATCCGGCGTATATTTGTAGCACAATGCCAGCCCTTCAGGCACTTTACCGATCCTTGTAAGTTTTAAACCGTCATACCATTGTTGAAATGCCCTCATCACCTCCCTGTAGGCATTGCGTCCGCTGGCATCTGTATTGAGTTGAGGGATTAGGGCACCAGAATCGATGAAGAAACCACCGGTGCCACCTTGCCCAATTGTAAAGGTACCCGGTGGAAACCCTAGGCGTTTCAACCCAACACTTATATCCAAAAGATTTAGGTAGTAGTAATGTTGTCCAGGTGGTGTTACAAACGGACTTGTGTAAACATTTCCAGCTGGTAATGGTATTTCATCCCCAAACTTAACGAAACCAGGGTTTATTAGTGCATCAGTAAAAGGGAGCAAACAGTATGAGAAAGTTTTTTTGGTTTTATCAGCGAGTTGGGTCACTAGTGAATCCGGACTCAAGCTCAACCCCATTACCCCCGAAATGTAACCACTCTTTGAGAACTGAATGTTTCTGTTTTCCTTCGAACAACCGAAGATCACGTTTTCGGCTGTATCAGTCGGAAATGTGAATGTTTCAAAGGAAGCAACACCTCGAGTTGTTGCGCCACCACCATAACCAATATTGTAGACGCATTCATTGTTAGCACATTGGTAAAGGGGATTGGCACCTGAACACAGAGGGTGGTCGCACGGAAGCTTTCGGTATGTGCTCGATGTTGTTGAATCGAAAATGGGATTACCTTGTTGTGGGTAACATGCAACACAAGGCTGGCACTGAGTCCAAATTAGGCCACCACCAGTGTCGAGAAGCAGGAGCTGGGGGACTTTTGGGGTTCCAAGCGCAATCTGCACGATATAGAAGAAGTTGTCACGAAGCAAAGTAAGTTCTATTTGGTTGAGGTCTGCGGTGGAATTTGAACCGGAAGTTAATTCCACGTAGCGCGCCCTGGCTTTCGAGAACCTGACCAATCTTTCGATACGTTCATGTACTGTGAGGTTTCCGGGGTATAGAGGCGATTCCGGTGAGTCTCTAGGGATCAACCGGAGGCTGAAACCATTAGGTTTTGAATGCGTTGGATGGAATGTGGAGAATGTGATGAGTGAAAGAAAGAGAATTGTTGAAACAAAAGCTTGGACTCCAGCCATTTTTGGTTTTGGAGAGTGAGACTATGAATTACTTGGTGACTGGTTATATGTGCTTTTATAATAATGCAGGACTTGACTACGGTACATGCATGTTAGACATATCGTGTAAACACTACgtaatcatttttcttttttttgtaaaaactttTAAACGCTATCTCGGCCAAATTGGGTAGGATTTTTTATTGAATGTTGTACGTCAGTTTTTCATTGAATGCTGTCTCAGCCAAAATTCAAACAGAAGGTGCATGCATGTAAGATAAGAGTTGACCTACTTTTACAATTTACTTACCACTTATGTTATTCCCTTTAAAATCCCGAATATCTATCCAGAATTGAAAGCATTGAATATTTTGCAttgaattttatataaatttctcTTTGGTATTGtgtaatattttttaatgtaaatctTAATATTGTCCCCTTTATTTCTTAACATACCATTCTGGGTTTCTTCCTTTCTGCATGTTCTTTTAGGAGtgggattctctcccctcctaccCTTCCCTTCTCTCCCCTTCTATTCCCCTCCCCTCTTTTCACACTTACCATTTTGTctctctttttataaaaaaaaatgatataagaTGTTTACGTAACTTAATTGTAACTGTTCAaatagaaaagaagaaaatgagaggaaaaaaaaaataaagggagagaatcctacccCATTCTTTTGATGTATCATTTAATATTTGATTTCCACTGATGGGGCTCCTCTGCCTTCTGAACCATGTTGTGCATTTGGACAATCTTTCAAATGATATAGTGGTTAAAACAAAGATTGACTGATCacattcctctctctctctctctctctctctctctctctctctctctctctctctctctcatttttcaaCTGTCTTTCTCTAGTCTAATATTGGATAATTTTTCACCAGTAGTCCTGTCCTTTTTCTTCATTGCTAATCGGTTCCACTAGTTTACTTAGAACGACGACAGTACCAACATATTAAAAGGATAATTGTTAATAAGAACTATTATTTGTTTACAATTATGTTCTAAAAATTGATGGGCAGTAGTTGGGCAATGGGTTGAGATCTAGTGTCTAAAAGCATCCTCAAAAGAGacgttaaatttttatttgataatAGATGTGGTCAATTGAATATAGATGTAAAATCTTCTTAATTTCTATAGatgtcaaatatttattttattaaatatattgggcctcatctctacattaactattaaaaaataggagcatttttgctcaccaccataaactatgatgtatgctcaccatacacctaatcaattaacatgtgtcatttcacttaactctagttaactttcacattaaatgttagtttttcaattttgaaaaaaattaaccaagattaaatgaaatgacacgtgtcaattgattaggtgtatggtgagcatacaccatagtttatggtggtgagcataaaataaattaaagacaTTTGGTTGTAATTATGAGATCCAtgcattaaaaataaattaaagatgtttataccatacttagggcctccgtatttggatctcgtacaaatacttggggacttaaatgtaattatgtaataaaggaaggggcaaatatgtaataagtgaggagcccttattctataaaaagactcctcaccctcacaattgagggaggccaattcctaggccctctcaccctcagaagcctcctcacatcccctctcaccctcagaagcctcctcacatcccctctcacattacagaggttctctccctcacctctcatataaatacaatatcagtgtggacgtagcccaaacattggggtgaaccacgatacatcttgtgttatttacatttcttgcagattcacggttggatttacgtt
Encoded proteins:
- the LOC103413259 gene encoding aspartic proteinase nepenthesin-2-like yields the protein MAGVQAFVSTILFLSLITFSTFHPTHSKPNGFSLRLIPRDSPESPLYPGNLTVHERIERLVRFSKARARYVELTSGSNSTADLNQIELTLLRDNFFYIVQIALGTPKVPQLLLLDTGGGLIWTQCQPCVACYPQQGNPIFDSTTSSTYRKLPCDHPLCSGANPLYQCANNECVYNIGYGGGATTRGVASFETFTFPTDTAENVIFGCSKENRNIQFSKSGYISGVMGLSLSPDSLVTQLADKTKKTFSYCLLPFTDALINPGFVKFGDEIPLPAGNVYTSPFVTPPGQHYYYLNLLDISVGLKRLGFPPGTFTIGQGGTGGFFIDSGALIPQLNTDASGRNAYREVMRAFQQWYDGLKLTRIGKVPEGLALCYKYTPDFNQFATLTYHLQDANYVVDGKYAHVFNKDAGYFCVAMMPGNGKSMLGAWHQQNMRVTYNGNINSLQFSVETCPS